CTTCATAAACCAGATCTTCTCTCGGTCCAAGAAATGGAAACTGTCCTTTTGCTCTTCCATAACTGTCTCGTAGTTCCTGGTGGCAAGAGTGGCCACTCCGAAGGTTTCCGTTTCCTGGGCCAAACGATCCAGATCGTCAGAAAGCACGAATGGTCGAGCGGCATCATGAACCAATACTATATCTTGATTTGCTACCTGTAAGCAGGAAAGACCAGCTAACGTGGAAGCATGTCTTGTCTCTCCACCTTCTACAATTCTATCCCAGTCTCTAAGATACGGAGAACATATCTTTTCGGTTTCTTCTATATAATCCCTGTGAGAGACTAAAATGATGCTCTTGGTCTTTCCCCATTCGAGTAGGGATTCGAGACTATAAAGAAGAATCGGTTTTCCTTGCAATTCCAAGAGCTGCTTAGGCACGGATCTTCCCATTCGGGAGCCTGTTCCTCCCGAGAGAAGAAGTACATGCACATTACCCGAGGGCAACCAGGACTTCATTTTGTAGGATCTGTTCCAAGTTTTGTTTTTGTCGGATCAACTTCACACTTCCATCGCTATCGATCAGAACTTCAGGAGTTTCTGGGTAAGAGTTATAGTTCTTCGTGGACATAGAAGAACAATAGGCTCCCGTTCCCTCCATCACTACCAAGTCACCTATCTCTGGAGTATGAGTAGTTCTGAGTTGAGGTCCGCCGCCTTCTTCTTGAGTGATGAGATCTCCACTCTCACAGCAATGCCCCACATATACAAAGTCTCCCGTACCAATCTTTGCTCCTTCTTTTTGAGGAACAACGACGAGAGGATGCTTTGCCGCATACAATGCTGGACGAGTATTCACATCCATTCCCATATCTAGTTTTACGAATGTGAATCCATCCTTGCCTGTGGTTACAATATCATCTACTTGAGTCAGGATCGCTCCGTTATTCACCATTAAATAAGAACCAGGCTCGATCTCCATCTTAAGCTGGACGCCTTTGTCCTTCGCATAATTTTCGAACAGTTCTTTGACCGGTTTTCCGATCACTTGAGGATCTGTGGTCTTCTCGCCCTGCATCCTTCCCACCTTGAAGCCTCCGCCCAGATTCACAGTCCTGCAATCCGGGAACTGAGATGCGATCTCCAAAGTATAGTGAGCCACTGCCTTCCAAACTTCCGGATCAGAACCGGAACCGATATGAGTGTGAACTCGGACCAATTTCAATTTGTACTGAGAGAGTATTTCTTTTACTTTTCCGATCTCTTCATGCCAGATCCCGAAAGAGGAAGTATTTCCTCCCACATCCGTCTTCTTAGTAGCGCCGGAACCCAAACCAGGATTGAAGCGAACACTTACTTCTCCGCCGGGGAATGCCTTGCCGTATTCTTCCAATTGTCTGAGAGAACATGCGTTGAATTGCACACCTTGAGAAACCAATTCCTTTAGGGATTTTGCAAGTTGCTGGGAAGTGAGAAGAATATCCGAAGGCTTGAATCCTGCAAGAAGAGCCCTCTTCACTTCATGTTCAGAAGAAGCGTCTATATGAATTCCTTTCTTTCTTAGGATTTCTAGGATCGTACGACCTGGATTTGCCTTCATCGCAAATCGAACGGTAATGCCAAAAGCATTCGGAAAGGAAAGCACCGAATCGCAGCTGCTTTCGATCCCTTTTCGGTTATAAATAAAAATCGGAGTTCCGTATGTTGCGGCGATTTTTCTTGCTTCTTCCGGAGTCAAAAATTTAAGATTTTCTATTGATTGCATAGGGTTAGAGGGTTTTCTAGATAGTTCTAGGCCATCTTTCTGATCGGTCCGGGTTTTTTCAAAGGCAAAATTCCAATATGGCAGGCAAAATCACTCACCTCGAAGCTCTCTCTCAGGTCTGCAAGCATTTGGACCACGGCACTCCTGAACAAAGAAAGATCGCCAAGCTGTTAAGAGAAGAAAGCACCCGCAAGTTCGCAAACATAGGCGCAATCGCTCCCGATATTTTTTATTTTTATCACGTTCTTTCTCCCGTTCGCACCAAGAAGGCCCTGCCTTGGGGAGATCTAAGCCATCACGAGAATGTTTTGGAATTAATTTTGAACTTCCTGGACCGAGTACTTACTGTCGAAGAAGGAATTTATAGAGATAGATTTCTCGCATTCACGTTAGGATACATTATCCATTGCGCAGTGGACATTGTGACCCATCCTTATATCTTCTTTATTTCCGGAGATTATTATAGCGCGGATAAGGAAATCAGTTCCAAGGCACAGTACAATCACATGAGAGTCGAGTTCGCTCTGGATTCCTGGCTCTTGGATTTCCGTTGGGGAATGACTCCAAAGGCCTATGATTTCGTACAACATGTGGACGTGATCTTCAAGGGCAAGGACGGAAAGCAAAAGATGGATCCTATGCTCTGGGATTTCTGGCTGAGAGGATTGAAAGAAACATTTCCGAATGAGTTCAAGGAAAAGTATATAGGCTCCGAAGAGAAGATCATTCCGGGAGATATATTAAACGAATCTTTTTTAGGTTATCTCTATTTTCATAGATATCTTGATTCTCGTAGCAAGTTCATTCGCGCGGCACTCAGCCTTATAGATAGGATTACATTTCATAGAGTTAAGTCTTCCGTTCTAATGCTTCCTCTCAAAGAGCATATAGACAAGAGGATCATGAACGAAGAAAAAAGAGAATGGTCTTATCCTGCGGACCCAAGCATAATTCGTAATGATTCTTTCGTAGAATTGATCAATCGCTCCTGCGATGCCGCTAAAGAAGCAGTTACAATGGCCTGGAACTATGCGCACGACAAGGCTTCCCGCTCGAATATGATCAAAGAATACCAAGGATATAATCTGGACACCGGCCTGAGATTCCATGGTATAGATAAAATGCGTCAGTTTTCGCCTTTATAATTTGAAATACAAACCAGCCAGATGAAACACGAACCGGTCGATTTTTTTACCAGATACTTTGTAGTTTTATTTAGAGAAAGGATCCAGAGTCGTTTGCATTCTTCGGATCCAATCCGAAAACTTTTCTATCTAGTCCTTCTTCTTCTATTCTTGAACGGATTCCTATTCGTGTTTTCTATAAAAGACATTTGGAATGTTCCGAAGGCAGATCAGTACGAAAAACCTTCTCTTCTATTCGGGATCAATGCCGAAGGAAATTATGAACCAATCGCCGAGTTCTATCGTTTTTCTAGGATCGTATTAACCGAAGAAGATCTTCCTGGAGGTTGGGACAATAAGGTCATTCGCTGTTTCGAATCCACTGAGGACAATAATTTCAGATCTCATAAGGGCTTGGACCTGAGAGGAATTTTTAGAGCTGCCATGGTCAATCTTCTTGCAGGAAGAGTGAAAGAAGGTGCTTCCACGATCACTCAGCAGGTAGCTCGACTTAAATTCCTAAACACAGAAAGATCCTTTGGACGAAAGGCAAGAGAGGCTTGGCTCGCACTTCTTCTAGAAGCAGTCTTCGATAAAAAGACTTTGATGAATATTTATCTGAACGAGATCCCTCTCGGTCATGGAACAATCGGAGCCGGCGCTGCAGCCAGATTCTATTTTAGAAAAGATCTGAAGGATCTAAGCTGGGGAGAAGCGGCACTTCTCGCGAGTTTGACCACAAGACCTAAGGAATTTTCTCCTTTGGTAAATCCGAATACTTCCGCAAGTAAGGTGAGGGTAGTATTCAAGAAATTGGTGGAGAATGGGATCCTGGATGTGGATACCGCAGAGAAAGAGTTCTCAGCATTCTCTGAATATTATATAACTCTAAACCGTTCTCCGAATGATTCCGCATTTTCGGATCGATTGAATCGTTTTCCTTATTTTACGGAATATGTGCGCAAGAACCTTTCTCGCTATATTCCTCCGACCCAGTTGTATGAGGGCGGGCTTAAGATCTATACTACACTGAATATTCAGCACCAAACCCAAGCGGAGAAGGCGCTAATCTCCGGGCTCAAACAACAGACCCAGCTTTCTAACCAGAGAGCGTTTACTAAAATAGATTCCTTCGAGGATTCTTACGGTCCTATTTTCCAACTTCTCTCGGATCTGAACGATGTTCCTGAGTTCAAGTTCAAGATCTCTCGTTCTTATAGGACCTTCAATCGGGCCTGGCAAGAGGATCTGAGGGACGAGTTGTCCGTCTTAAATTTGATCTCAGGCACAGAAGGCTTGGGAGAAAGCATCGATCTAAACTATAAGACCCAAGCGACTCAGGACCATCTTCTTCCTGTAGAAGGAGCGCTGATCTCTATTCGTCCTGATACAGGCTATATTACTTCGATGGTGGGAGGATCCGGATTCCGTTCCGACAACCAGCAGATCCGCGCCTTCCAAGCGTATAGACAGCCTGGATCTGCGTTTAAACCGTTAGTCTATGCTTCTTCTATGGAATACTATCACCAGCATCCAGACGATAAGAAGAATGTAACTGCGGCTTCTCTCTTTGATGACTCTCCACTTCAATATGTTTTGGAAGATGGAGATGAATGGAATCCGAGCAATTACTCCGGAGAATATTCAGGATTCATAAGATTAAGACAGGCTCTAGAGCTTTCCAGAAACAGTGTTGCCGTGCGTCTTCTGGAACATACCGGCTTAAATAATCTTCTTCCGAATTTAGAAAAGATACTACAAGTAGAGAGCCGAAACCTTCCGAGAGACTTTTCTATCGCATTAGGAAGTTTTGAAGTATCTCCGTACGAACTCGCGAGAGCGTACACAGTTTTTGCATCCGGAGGAAAGCAAGTCTTTCCTCTTAGCGTTCTCTATGTAGAAGACGAGAACGGAGTCCTTATCAAAGATTTCAGAAAAGAGTTCGAGACCAAAGAAAAGAAACGATTAGTCTCTTCCGAAGTCAGCTATGTAATCACTTCCATGATGGAAGATGTGATTAAGAAAGGAACCGGAACCGGAGCAAGATCTTACGGACTCACTCGACCCGCTGCAGGAAAAACAGGAACCACGAATAATTTCAGGGACGCATGGTTTGCAGGTTATACTCCCGAACTCGTGGCAGTGGTCTGGGTCGGATACGATACAGGAACACTTTCTCTCGGAAGAGGAATGTCCGGAGCAGTCGTAGCCGCTCCTATCTGGGGAAGATTCATGGCAAACGCACTCTCTAGAGAAAAGTCCAGGTCCTTCGATTTCGGAGAAGCTAAGATTGTACGAAAAACAATCTGCTCCATTTCCGGAAAGCTTCCCGGAAGCCATTGCTACCAAACAGAAGAAGAAGTCTTCGACTCTAAGACAGTCCCGAAAGAAGTCTGCGAAGATCATAAGGGAATGACAGGTCCGGAGCCTAGTCACCACGAGCCAACACCCCAAACTACTAAAAAGAAAAAACCAAATCTTTTCGAAGGCGACGAGGACGTAATTCGGTAATCATGTAGGATCTCCTACAAAAAGAGTTGTCGATTTCGGAACCGCTCACCAAATAGATGAATCAGCAATCAGGAGTAACAGATGGCCATCGGTAAGGATAATAATAACAGCGTAATCGGCCCCGGTTCCATATTTGAGGGCAAATTCTATATCGCTGGTTCCCTACGTATCGACGGAAAATTCGAAGGGGAAATTAAGACCGACGACGCATTATTCATAGGCGAGACCGGAAAGGTTCGCACCAATATTTCTGCGAGAGAAGTGATCGTAGCGGGAACCTTGATTGGAAACATTAAGGCAGAAAACGAGGTCAGACTCGAAGAAACCGGACGTCTCTTAGGAGACATTATTGCTCCTTCCCTTTCATTAGCGAAAGGAGTCGTTGCCAAAGGAAACATCACTGTTACCGGCGGACAAAAGAAAGATGTGAAAAAGATCGTGGAAGAATCTTTCGGTGGTACCAGAACCCTGGACAACGGAAAGGAAGAGTAATTTTACGGCCAACCGTTCTTTTTCCCTCCTCTTAGGATTCGTCCCAATCAAAAACTCGGGTGGAAGCCCACCCCGTTGGCCGATACTGATACTATGATCTTCAAGAAGCCCAGGCAATTGACAGCCGGAAAGGAAATTCTCCGGACCGATAACTTCACTCTCATATACCTGGGCGCCTTTCATTTCCATTATTCCTTTTATTTTCGCGGAAATCTGTACCACGGGAATCTGGACTTTAGAAGACGCAAATTCCGTATCATTCCTGCAATCGCATCCGTTCTATTCGTATTATTATTTTTAGGCCTTTGGATGAGCCCATCCAATGCTTCGATGGAACATCACCATGCCGCAAGCACCGAAGTCACAGAGAACGATTCAGAAGACTTAAAAGCCAAGAAAGGCGACGAGAAATTCTTAGAAGAATCTGAAAAGGCAAAGCTCACGATTCTCATGGCAAATGAGATCCGTAATTCTTCGGACAAGAAGAAGCAACTGAAAGTCGTCACGTACAAGGTAAAGAGGAATGAAACCCTCTCAGAGATCGCGACCAGATACAAGGTTTCTATGGAATCCATCGCGGGATCTTCCAGTATCAATATGGAAGATACTCTGTATCCCGGGCAAATATTACAGATCCCGAATAAACAAGGCCTTCTCTATAAGGTAAAAGCGGGAGACACCGTTGCCAAAGTAGCCGTCCTCTACAAGGTCAACTTGGATGAAATCTTAGAAGAGAACAAACTGGATGATCTAGACATTCTTCGTCCAGGACAGAAAGTATTCTTACCTGGAGCTGTGATCCCTGATCCAACCCCAAAATGGGTTGTTCCTGTCACTTCTCATGTGGTCACTTCGAATTATGGATGGAGAACCTTCCCCCAACATAAATTCCATGAGGCATTGGACTTAAAGGCAAACTACGAAGCAGTCATGGCGGCACGCAACGGCAAGGTGATCTTTGCAGGATGGATGGGCGGTTACGGAAACGCGATCGTGATCGAGCATAACGACGACTTTAAGACATTGTATGCGCATAACTCCAGACTGAATGTAAAACGCGGAGATTACGTGGTCGCAGGAAAGAAGATCTCTACATCCGGATGTACTGGCTATTGCTTTGGCCCCCATCTTCACTTCGAGGTCATTCATAAGGGAAAATCCGTCAATCCTGGCAAATACCTGAAGGGCCTCGCTTATAAGAAAGGCTCTAAACCGAACCATTAAGATTTTCTCATGAAGCGATTCGTTCTCTTCTGCCTATTTGCGGCAACAACCTTCTCCTTCGGATGCAACCCCTCCGTTGTGGAGTATTTAGAAAAGCGCACAGACCAACAATATTCAGCCACCCAAGGATTAGAGGTATTCTTTCTCACGTCCAGGGCAATCAATCCTGGATCCCAAGTTGCCTGCTCTAACTCTTATTTTCTGAATTTCGGAAATCAGACCCAAAAAACAGGAAGTTGTTTAGTGAGTGTTCCTGCAGATAGAGAAGTTGGCGCGCTTCCATTCGGCTTGGGAAATAAGGATAAGTCCTTTCAATTCCTAGAACACAAAATCGGAAATCAAACAGCGAGTCCTACTGACCAAGAAAGCCTTTGGTGGAAGCGGATAGAAGAAGATCCTTTCGATGAAGTAGTGGTCTTTGTTCACGGCTTCAACGTGAACTTCGAAGAAGCTGTACTTCGTGCAGCCCAGCTTAAATACGATCTGAAATTTCCAGGCAAGGTTGCTCTATATAGTTGGCCGGCCGGTAACGATGGAACCATGCTTGGCTCACTCTTCTTGCGGAATACGTATGAGAAAAATCTGGTCTCGGCAAGAAGTAGTAGAGACTCCTTTAAGAACTTTATCCGAAGAATGTCCCAAACCAAGAAGAAGATCCATCTTCTTGTGCATTCCATGGGACATCAGGTAGTATTGAATTCAATTGCGGAACTTTCCAAAGAAGCAGGATCTCAACCGTTCTTAAAGGAATTGGTATTGAATGCTCCCGACTATGATACCGGTGACTTCATACTCATTCTACAAAGCCTATTAAAATCCTCCGAAAGGATCACTCTCTACTGTTCTCCCGGAGACTCTGCATTATTTGCTTCTGCACAGATCCACCAAGCAGGACGTCTAGGAGCATGTTCCAGATTTCCAGGAGTGGATGTCGTGAATGTGAATCCGATCGATGCTTCCCTACTCTCCTTAGGACATGGATACTATTCTTCTCGACCGGTAATAACCGATCTATACCAACTCTTCTTAGGGCTTCATGCGGAGAAGAGATTGTTTATCAGAAGATCGTACGGCAACGAGAACTATATCCTTCGCAACTAATCGTCCCCATTTCAATCCCAGCACGTTAGTCGATACACCGAAAGTTTAAGCTTTCTAATCCGTTTGGATTAGTCTCGGATCGGTTTGTAATAATGTTTATAATAAAGTTGTAAACATTACACTTACAATTCTAGTTTGATTTTCCCAAATTCGGGAATGATTCTAAACGAAGTTGTCATACAAATCATTTCTGAAATAAAAAAGTCCCGGTTTAATGATTTTACTTGCCGTTATATAAAAAAATTTTCTTTGCCCATTCACGCATCATTTTCACAAACCATTTAGTATTTATGTAGTTGAAACTAATAGTTTTCTTCGTAGATTAGAAGTATGCTTACAAAACCTAAGATACTAGTCGTCGAGGATGAGATCATAGTCGCCGTAAACTTGGGACAAAAATTAAAGAAGCTAGGATACGATCTTGTAGGCATTACATCTTCCGGCGAAGAAGCCATTCAAAAGGCTGAAGAAAATCATCCGGACCTAGTCCTCATGGACATCAATATAGAAGGTAACCTTGACGGGATCCAAACTGCAGAGTTACTCAGAAACCGTTTTCAAACACCCGTTATTTATCTTACCGCGTATGCGGATGAAAACACTTTAAACCGAGCCAAGAGGACTCAACCTTTAGGTTATATAGTAAAGCCTTTTGAATCGGATCAGCTTCGCTCTTCTATTGAAGTAGCTCTCTATAAGAATGAATTAGAACATCGCAATCGTAAGAATGAAGAATCTCTTAAATCTACTCTGAATCATTTAGAATCAGGGATCATCACCACAGACGAGAATGGTCTGATTCTTTTCTGCAATCCTGTTGCTGAAAAGATCACAGGCGTCAGTTACGCTGAATGTATAGGACAGGCCTTAAGCAAGGTCTTAAAATTAGAAGAAGCAAACACTTCTACCTTCAACCTGCCGGTCTCCGAGGTTCTATCCGCAAATCATAGTGTGGAAAAAAACGGCGTCTTTGCAGTGGATGGAATCGGAAACAAAACTCAGATCTCCATAAACATTTCTCCGATCCTGAACTCCGAAGGAAAAGCGAGCGGTACGATCACTGTACTTCGCTCTGGTGAATTGGATAATATCAATCAATCTTATTTAAAAGAGATCCACCATCGTATCAAAAACAATCTCACTGTTATTTCTTCTCTCCTGAGTATGAATGCATCTAATTTGAAAGATCAGGAGACTCTGGATATATTCAAGGATAGCCAGCATAGGATCCAGGCAGTCGCATTATTACACGAAGTGTTGTATGAAAATCATGACCTTTCTTCCATCAGTTTCGATCTATATGTGAAGAAGTTAACGGATCTACTCTTCGAAGTTTACAAAGTAGATCGTGAAAAATTTAAACTTACCCTGGATATAAAGGCTTCTCGCATTCCGAGCGAAATGGGAATGAACTGCGCACTCATCATTAACGAACTTCTCACAAACTCGTTCAAACACGGATTTAAAGGCAAAGAAAGCGGCTCTATAGAGGTCCATTTCCATAAAGACGAAGATCATTACTTCTTAGAAGTCAAAGATGACGGAGTAGGACTGCCAGATCCACTTCCTCAGACCAGAGGCTCCAGTTCCTTAGGATTGTCCCTGGTGGATTCCTTTGTAAAACTTTTGAGGGGCAAACTAATTCTGGAAAACGCAAACGGCTGTAGGGTCACCTTAAGCTTCCCCGCATAAATAGTTTTACAAAAAACGTTTTACTACTCTATTGAATCGGGCAACCCTGATCCCGATGAAGACAAGTTTCGAATTTTTTGAGATCACCGAGAGAGAAGACGGAGTTGCCATTTTATATTTAAACCGTCCTGAAAAGAGAAATTCCATGAACTGGAGTTTCTGGAGAGATCTCCCGGACGCAGTCGAAGAGATCAATAATAACTCTAAGATCAGATCCTTCGTGGTCGCAGGTAAGGGAAAGTCCTTCTCTACAGGATTAGATCTCGAGTCCTTTGTCCAAGAATTCGGAAGTGTAGTTCACGGACAATTCGGCGACGATCGAAGAAAATTTTACGAACTTATTCTCAGAATGCAGAAAGGGATCAATGCAGTTTATGATTCTCCAAAACCTTCCGTAGCAGCCGTGCAAAAACATTGCATAGGCGGAGGATTGGATCTTATCTCTGCTTGTGATATTCGTTATGCTACTTATGATTCATCGATTTCCTTACGAGAAGCCAAGGTTGCGATCGTTGCGGACATGGGATCTATCAATCGTCTTCCTTCCATTATCGGACAAGGGCATACTAGAGAGTTGGCCTATACCGGAAAAGACATCGATGGAGAAGAAGCTTACAGGATCGGATTGGTGTCTAAACTCTTCAAGACCCAAGAAGAATTAATGGAAGCTGCGATCGGGACAGCTGCGGAAATCGCGGCAAATCCGCGGATCGTCGTACAAGGAACCAAAGAGGTAATGAATTATTCCGAAGGAAAACCTCTTAGCTCCGGATTAAACTATGTCGCGGTTTGGAATTCCAGCTTTTTGGATTCCAAAGATTTCAGAGAAGCGATGAACTCTTTCCGTGATAGAAAGCGGCCTGAATATAATAAAGGCTGAACTTACGCGTAAAGATCCAATAACCGGGATTTTCCTTCCGAAGCACTTGCTTGCAATTGAGACTCGACATTGAGTTTCAACATTTTTGAGTTCAAATCGGACTGAGCTTGGAAAATCTCTCTCGGTAAATTGGCAATTCTTTCCAAAAGGAGAGATTGGCTGGTTTGGTTACTAATTTCCATTTCCTTTTTCCTCTAACTAGATTCGGGTTTTTCTTTCTCTATTATCCCAATTCAATCATCGGTTGATCCGAGGAAAACTTGATTATTTTAGCTTTTTTTTTAGCCTGTCCCAGTCGTGGGATTTAGGGAATTGATCGTTAGCGCCGTTCACAGGGAACGGCAAAGGGAATTTACAAAGGCATTCAACCTTTACAAGGAGTCCCTGAATTTTACCCAAAATCCGAAGACCATCCTGAAAGTGAAGAATCGTCAGGCCTGGTGTCAGTATTATATTGGAAATACTCGAGAGACCCTGAATCTGTTTCAGGAATTGCAGGATCGTTTTTCCTCTCATCCAGAAAGCCGCCTTTACTACGCGAATTATCTCATCAAGGTCCATAATTATAAACTTGCTAAAAAGATACTTTTGAACGCAATCGAGCTCTTTCAGGATCAGCTCGAATTGTATCTTACTCTTGCAAGTTTGTTGAAGGACACGGACAGATCCAACGAAGCTATTACGATCCTAAAGCAAGCTCTCTCTCAAGAAAAACTTTCTAGGGGAAGAGGGATCAAACGCAAGGATATCTGGGCTGAACTTGGATATCTGTATTTTCAAAGGGGCGATTATAATTCTGCATTAGCTTCTTTAAAGACAGCCATGAGAATGGACGAAGAAGAGACCTTTCTGCATTATGATATGATTGCTCAATGCTATCTGAAAGTCTCCGATCATAAGAATGCTCTTAAATTTATAGACTTGTACATCAAATACTTTGGGGAATCGGACGCAGACATCTTAGTCATCAAGGCAAGAGCGCATGCTCAACTGCAAGAAAGCCATCTTGCTTGTGCTTCCCTTCTTCAGGCATATTCGATGGAAAACGGGCTCAAGCTTTCCGCCGAAGATATGGTGGATTTCGGTCCCTTACTCCAAACCGGCTTTTTCGATACTTTGGAGAATGTGGAGATAGACGAGGCCTGAAGTCTCTCGAACTCTTTTACTTTTAAAAGAAGAAACCCTAAAACTATTCCTCTATTTCGAAAAGATGAAGCCCTGACTTTCCTAACTGAGAGATTGCATCGCTTTCAGGGATTGTAGCCCAAAGTCCATTACTCGTAAAAACGGAACCTCCAGGTTCCCAGGCAGCTTGGTCGGTATGTAAAGAAGATACTTGGATCGATTTTACAACCATCAAAGAAGGAACTGCCCTAACTTCGATCGTGCCACCATGAGCAAACGCGAACAGATATTTTCCAGTATTAGAAAAAACTAAATAACGAGCTCCATGAATAGAATCCATGGTTTGCTGCTCCAAAGTAGTCAGGTTGGTTTTTACCAACTTGCCTGTTTCATTGCTTAATACCAAAAAGTATTGACTCTCCGGATCGAATGCAGCGCCGTAAGGAGAGACTGGAATCGGAAAATCTATGACCTTTCCTTTTTTAAGATCCAATACATGGCCTTTCACAAGCTTCTTCAAGGAAAGCTCTGAATATTCGAGTATACCGAGTTTTGAAAAATCAGAATTAGGAGCGAGCATCGGAGAGGAATAATCCGCGTCGTTGATCTTTTCTACCTGTAAAGAAGCAACCTCATCCACGCTTTTGGACCCGATAGAAAAACTCATTACTGATATAGAATTAGGCCATCCTTTCTCATTTCTTTCCTTTTCTATCGTATAGTAAAAGATCTGACGATTCGAATCGATCCCGACAGGAATGAGCAAATTTCTGAGCACGGATTTGGATTCTCTCACTCCTCCGCCTCGATTGATATCCACATTCTCGAATTGATTCAATTCCGAGATTGCTTTGCTCCAAGTGATCTGATTCGAGCCTAGTTCCCAGTTTAGATAGATCGTTCTTTCTTGCGTTCTAGTCTTATCCGAATGGGAAGTATTTCTAAGAAGGATCCCTGCCCTATTTCCATCATAATACACAAGGGAAGATCTGAATTGAATGTATGTTTTGCCGTTTGGATAGCTTACAACCGGATTCCCGTCAAAGAATATACCGAGATTGTTTTGTGCATAATCAGCAATGGGAGGTACTACCGATTGTAATTTCTTCTCTCGTATATCAAAAATATGGAATGTGA
Above is a window of Leptospira semungkisensis DNA encoding:
- a CDS encoding alpha/beta hydrolase, producing the protein MKRFVLFCLFAATTFSFGCNPSVVEYLEKRTDQQYSATQGLEVFFLTSRAINPGSQVACSNSYFLNFGNQTQKTGSCLVSVPADREVGALPFGLGNKDKSFQFLEHKIGNQTASPTDQESLWWKRIEEDPFDEVVVFVHGFNVNFEEAVLRAAQLKYDLKFPGKVALYSWPAGNDGTMLGSLFLRNTYEKNLVSARSSRDSFKNFIRRMSQTKKKIHLLVHSMGHQVVLNSIAELSKEAGSQPFLKELVLNAPDYDTGDFILILQSLLKSSERITLYCSPGDSALFASAQIHQAGRLGACSRFPGVDVVNVNPIDASLLSLGHGYYSSRPVITDLYQLFLGLHAEKRLFIRRSYGNENYILRN
- a CDS encoding histidine kinase dimerization/phosphoacceptor domain -containing protein, which translates into the protein MLTKPKILVVEDEIIVAVNLGQKLKKLGYDLVGITSSGEEAIQKAEENHPDLVLMDINIEGNLDGIQTAELLRNRFQTPVIYLTAYADENTLNRAKRTQPLGYIVKPFESDQLRSSIEVALYKNELEHRNRKNEESLKSTLNHLESGIITTDENGLILFCNPVAEKITGVSYAECIGQALSKVLKLEEANTSTFNLPVSEVLSANHSVEKNGVFAVDGIGNKTQISINISPILNSEGKASGTITVLRSGELDNINQSYLKEIHHRIKNNLTVISSLLSMNASNLKDQETLDIFKDSQHRIQAVALLHEVLYENHDLSSISFDLYVKKLTDLLFEVYKVDREKFKLTLDIKASRIPSEMGMNCALIINELLTNSFKHGFKGKESGSIEVHFHKDEDHYFLEVKDDGVGLPDPLPQTRGSSSLGLSLVDSFVKLLRGKLILENANGCRVTLSFPA
- a CDS encoding crotonase/enoyl-CoA hydratase family protein, which encodes MKTSFEFFEITEREDGVAILYLNRPEKRNSMNWSFWRDLPDAVEEINNNSKIRSFVVAGKGKSFSTGLDLESFVQEFGSVVHGQFGDDRRKFYELILRMQKGINAVYDSPKPSVAAVQKHCIGGGLDLISACDIRYATYDSSISLREAKVAIVADMGSINRLPSIIGQGHTRELAYTGKDIDGEEAYRIGLVSKLFKTQEELMEAAIGTAAEIAANPRIVVQGTKEVMNYSEGKPLSSGLNYVAVWNSSFLDSKDFREAMNSFRDRKRPEYNKG
- a CDS encoding tetratricopeptide repeat protein produces the protein MGFRELIVSAVHRERQREFTKAFNLYKESLNFTQNPKTILKVKNRQAWCQYYIGNTRETLNLFQELQDRFSSHPESRLYYANYLIKVHNYKLAKKILLNAIELFQDQLELYLTLASLLKDTDRSNEAITILKQALSQEKLSRGRGIKRKDIWAELGYLYFQRGDYNSALASLKTAMRMDEEETFLHYDMIAQCYLKVSDHKNALKFIDLYIKYFGESDADILVIKARAHAQLQESHLACASLLQAYSMENGLKLSAEDMVDFGPLLQTGFFDTLENVEIDEA
- a CDS encoding YncE family protein, which encodes MRRKFVISLILSFATFSVSLSSQSLKKVDSFKTENRANSFTKLDSNRFVLVGQKNENWDVLASHKVTFHIFDIREKKLQSVVPPIADYAQNNLGIFFDGNPVVSYPNGKTYIQFRSSLVYYDGNRAGILLRNTSHSDKTRTQERTIYLNWELGSNQITWSKAISELNQFENVDINRGGGVRESKSVLRNLLIPVGIDSNRQIFYYTIEKERNEKGWPNSISVMSFSIGSKSVDEVASLQVEKINDADYSSPMLAPNSDFSKLGILEYSELSLKKLVKGHVLDLKKGKVIDFPIPVSPYGAAFDPESQYFLVLSNETGKLVKTNLTTLEQQTMDSIHGARYLVFSNTGKYLFAFAHGGTIEVRAVPSLMVVKSIQVSSLHTDQAAWEPGGSVFTSNGLWATIPESDAISQLGKSGLHLFEIEE